A genome region from Arachis duranensis cultivar V14167 chromosome 6, aradu.V14167.gnm2.J7QH, whole genome shotgun sequence includes the following:
- the LOC107492404 gene encoding zinc finger protein GAI-ASSOCIATED FACTOR 1-like, which translates to MSNNMSGNEDGSFSSGNTGEEEVHQENKQQQQQTNKKKRNLPGTPDPSAEVVALSPTTLMATNRFVCEICNKGFQRDQNLQLHRRGHNLPWKLRQRTTTEVKKRVYVCPEPTCVHHNPSRALGDLTGIKKHFSRKHGEKKWKCDKCSKRYAVQSDWKAHLKTCGTREYKCDCGTIFSRRDSFITHRAFCDALTEENNKLSSTHQGLLTTGMPPSQIPLTTSSSSSDQLFITDPPLIIPTTTPFNNSIFSSTTTSSSCSSSTLQLSSSGFNNVILSNPSSSSSPHMSATALLQKAAQMGATASNNSMNYSPMMQKSFSMGTTTMAGVVSGGHDAAFTNQLFQKEIVSSQLFDANTTTNSSSNNDMGMYGQMFMGTITSNNNNNGLMKISSDVEQEISDDDNNNNNNNNTIMVEASRFGGGSGRDDDIATVHDFLGIGGASSIASTATVSLHESEQQQRLVAETLNQQRLQIMNHFHHHIPHHAADSAIDKTMWDV; encoded by the exons ATGTCAAACAATATGTCAGGTAATGAAGATGGAAGCTTCTCCTCTGGAAACActggagaagaagaagttcatcaagaaaacaagcagcagcagcagcaaaccaataaaaagaaaagaaacctaCCAGGAACCCCAg ATCCAAGTGCAGAAGTAGTAGCTCTATCACCAACAACATTAATGGCAACAAACAGATTCGTGTGTGAGATATGCAACAAAGGATTTCAGAGAGACCAAAATCTTCAACTACACAGGAGAGGACACAATCTACCATGGAAGCTAAGGCAAAGAACAACCACAGAGGTCAAGAAGCGTGTCTACGTCTGCCCTGAGCCCACGTGCGTTCACCACAACCCATCACGTGCTCTTGGCGACCTCACTGGCATCAAGAAACACTTCAGCCGCAAACATGGCGAAAAGAAATGGAAGTGTGACAAGTGTTCCAAACGCTACGCTGTTCAATCTGATTGGAAAGCTCACCTCAAAACTTGCGGCACTCGCGAGTATAAGTGTGATTGCGGCACCATCTTTTCCAGAAGAGACAGTTTCATTACTCATCGTGCTTTCTGTGATGCTTTGACCgaagaaaataacaaactttCTTCCACCCATCAGGGTTTGTTAACAACTGGCATGCCCCCAAGTCAGATTCCAttaaccacttcttcttcttcatcagaTCAATTATTCATCACTGATCCACCACTTATCATTCCAACAACAACTCCTTTCAATAACTCCATCTTCTCATCGAcaactacttcttcttcttgttcttcttcaacGCTTCAGCTGAGTTCTAGTGGCTTCAACAATGTTATTCTTTCTAATCCATCTTCTTCATCATCGCCTCACATGTCTGCAACTGCTCTGTTGCAGAAAGCAGCTCAAATGGGTGCAACTGCAAGTAACAACAGCATGAATTATTCACCCATGATGCAGAAAAGCTTCTCCATGGGAACAACTACCATGGCTGGAGTAGTTAGTGGTGGCCATGATGCTGCATTTACAAACCAATTGTTTCAGAAAGAAATCGTCTCATCACAACTGTTTGATGCAAACACTACTACTAATAGTAGTAGTAATAATGATATGGGAATGTATGGTCAAATGTTCATGGGAACAATtactagtaataataataataatgggtTGATGAAGATTAGTAGTGATGTGGAACAAGAGATtagtgatgatgataataataataataataataacaatacgATAATGGTGGAGGCATCAAGGTTTGGAGGAGGGAGTGGAAGGGATGATGATATTGCAACTGTTCATGATTTCTTGGGAATTGGTGGAGCTTCATCAATTGCTTCAACAGCAACAGTGAGTTTGCATGAATCAGAGCAACAGCAAAGATTAGTAGCAGAGACATTGAATCAGCAGAGGTTGCAGATTATGAACCACTTTCATCACCATATTCCTCATCATGCTGCAGATTCAGCTATTGACAAAACTATGTGGGATGTCTGA
- the LOC107492506 gene encoding LOW QUALITY PROTEIN: homeobox protein LUMINIDEPENDENS (The sequence of the model RefSeq protein was modified relative to this genomic sequence to represent the inferred CDS: deleted 1 base in 1 codon): MDFPNDDFLELPIGNSAESLQRFLASQRDLFHSQIDQFQEIVVTQCKLTGVNPLSQEMAAGALSIKIGKRPRDLLNPKAVNYMQSVFSIKDAISKKESREISALFGVTVTQVFIAPPVSYNCSLEKALKSNSCEEPQDELINSDPMRPINPAPLNSIMPSNAEGASCSTQDAALSDLDDLDKKFVDNIFSLMEKEESFSGQEKLMEWILTIHNFSVLLWFLTRGGVMILATWLSVAAVEEQTSVLLLILKVLCHLPLHKALPTHISAILPCVNRLRFYRTSDISNRARVLLSKWSKLLARDQAMKKPNGVKLSNDGQKDKMFSQSIGQIMGSESWDSNMNVHEDILALSNDHSDNFRKLESSHAVKLLPSSSDDSNKKLALGVSSSQSNGPRERRKVQLVEQPGQKSVTRSPQATRVAPINQGRPMSADDIQKAKMRALFMQSKYAKNGSSKENKNVKIDGLHKHQTNQASIAACSAKVPVPPRIEDDKRTSLLPSSKATNRLETSYSKPRTDANEPVWEKCKRVQIPWKTPAEVKLRDTWSVGAGENSKEVDVQKNRNRREKETIYQTVQEIPSNPKEPWDLEMDYDDTLTLEIPIEQLPDVDGAELAFAPDEVATHAVQGVPTPSSTSNVADTAQPDLELLAVLLKNPDLVFALTSGQGGSIPSEETVKVLDMIKRGDMNLGTHDTNHGNGISAKPTEKVEVSLPSPTPSSDPRTVRDLSSYYNYLSKMLSCLISSIAVPCTLHLAISARNGGWSTMPPKNPFSRQSLAPARSYPAVATTNLISQVPAIGTTVIRQQPTMALPSSNPFTSTVVSSYSLPQATIVPEIEMQPPLALSSLHVQQTPLSDIGLTMKNKTSTNPSSVNLPGAHSPLAMRVNGTSNVKPVPNMSVEDGLSNSFPQSFRLASTTPSLSATQQQQRHAHLASQQAHFPEPSYRNSVHSYPPPQIEKPGQVSDSWRVRQDVPSSSYHSNRNQNYYDNAYVGGSMQAGPSWDRNNHATREQYETWSPDNSPTRNPRYVPGRSYPESRVNQHGRNHRPDWSRQRGSSGHWDPARQGNRKWHDERR; this comes from the exons ATGGACTTCCCGAACGACGATTTCCTTGAGCTTCCGATTGGGAACTCCGCCGAGTCGTTGCAGAGGTTCTTGGCTTCGCAGAGAGACCTCTTCCACAGCCAGATCGATCAGTTTCAGGAAATCGTCGTCACGCAATGCAAACTCACCGGCGTCAATCCTCTCTCTCAAGAAATG GCAGCTGGTGCTCTTTCAATAAAGATCG GTAAAAGACCAAGGGATTTATTAAATCCGAAGGCCGTTAATTACATGCAATCTGTTTTTTCTATTAAGGATGCAATTAGCAAGAAAGAATCTCGAGAGATTAGTGCTTTATTTGGTGTCACAGTAACACAGGTGTTCATAGCACCTCCTGTTTCATATAATTGctcttt GGAGAAAGCATTAAAATCTAATTCTTGTGAAGAACCTCAGGATGAGCTAATAAACTCTGATCCTATGAGACCAATAAATCCAGCTCCCTTAAATTCTATCATGCCCAGCAATGCTGAAGGCGCATCTTGTTCAACGCAGGATGCAGCTTTGTCTGACCTAGATGACTTAGATAAGAAATTTgttgataatatttttagtcTAATGGAGAAGGAGGAGTCATTTTCTGGGCAGGAGAAACTGATGGAGTGGATATTGACAATACACAACTTTTCAGTGTTGTTGTG GTTTCTGACCAGAGGAGGTGTGATGATTTTAGCAACTTGGTTGAGTGTAGCAGCTGTTGAAGAGCAAACAAGTGTCCTCCTTCTTATCTTGAAG GTTCTTTGTCATTTGCCTTTACACAAAGCCCTTCCTACACACATATCAGCTATATTGCCGTGTGTTAATAGATTGCGGTTCTACAGGACATCAG ATATATCAAACAGGGCAAGGGTTTTGTTATCGAAGTGGAGCAAATTATTAGCAAGGGACCAAGCAATGAAGAAACCCAATGGCGTTAAACTTTCTAATGATGGTCAAAAAGATAAAATGTTCTCTCAAAG TATTGGTCAAATTATGGGCTCTGAATCATGGGATTCAAATATGAATGTCCAT GAAGACATTCTTGCTCTCTCTAATGATCATTCAGATAATTTCAG GAAACTGGAATCTTCCCATGCTGTGAAATTGTTGCCATCCAGCTCAGATGATTCTAATAAGAAGCTTGCTCTTGGTGTTTCTTCATCTC AATCAAATGGCCCTAGAGAGCGCAGAAAAGTGCAACTGGTGGAACAGCCAGGCCAAAAATCAGTGACCAGAAGCCCACAGGCGACAAGAGTAGCCCCTATAAATCAAGGTCGTCCTATGTCTGCTGATGATATACAGAAAGCAAAAATGCGTGCTTTATTCATGCAGAGTAAGTATGCAAAAAATGGGTCTtccaaggaaaataaaaatgtgaagATCGATGGTTTGCATAAGCATCAGACAAATCAGGCCAGTATTGCAGCTTGCTCTGCTAAAGTTCCTGTTCCACCCAGAATTGAAGATGATAAAAGGACCTCATTGCTTCCCTCTAGTAAGGCCACTAATAGGCTGGAAACATCTTATTCTAAACCTAGAACGGATGCAAATGAACCAGTGTGGGAGAAGTGCAAGAGGGTGCAAATCCCATGGAAGACACCAGCAG AAGTGAAACTCAGAGATACATGGAGTGTTGGTGCTGGTGAAAATAGCAAAGAGGTTGATGTCCAGAAAAACAGAAACCGCAGGGAGAAGGAAACTATTTATCAGACTGTCCAAGAGATACCATCTAATCCCAAAGAGCCATGGGACCTCGAGATGGACTATGATGACACTTTGACACTGGAAATTCCCATTGAACAGCTGCCGGATGTTGATGGTGCAGAACTAGCATTTGCCCCTGATGAGGTTGCAACTCATGCTGTTCAAGGCGTACCCACACCGTCTTCAACCAGTAATGTAGCTGATACTGCTCAACCTGACTTGGAACTGCTAGCAGTGTTACTTAAAAATCCAGACTTAGTATTTGCCTTAACTTCGGGACAAGGTGGTAGCATCCCAAGTGAGGAAACCGTGAAGGTACTTGACATGATCAAGAGAGGTGATATGAACTTGGGTACACATGATACAAATCATGGAAATGGCATTAGTGCAAAGCCCACAGAGAAGGTGGAAGTTTCACTCCCCTCACCAACTCCTTCAAGTGATCCAAGAACGGTGCGTGAC TTGAGTTCATACTACAACTATTTGTCAAAGATGTTATCATGTTTGATATCTTCCATTGCAGTTCCATGCACACTCCACTTAGCCATCTCAGCTCGAAATGG TGGATGGAGCACAATGCCACCAAAGAATCCCTTTTCACGGCAAAGCTTAGCACCAGCTAGAAGCTATCCTGCAGTGGCAACTACCAACTTAATATCTCAGGTTCCAGCAATCGGCACTACAGTAATAAGGCAGCAGCCAACAATGGCGCTTCCATCTTCAAATCCATTCACTAGCACAGTAGTTTCTTCATATTCACTGCCTCAGGCAACTATTGTACCTGAGATAGAGATGCAACCACCCCTCGCTCTTTCCTCTCTGCATGTACAACAAACACCACTCTCAGATATAGGTTTAACCATGAAGAACAAAACTAGTACAAATCCGTCTTCAGTTAACTTACCGGGCGCACATTCACCTTTAGCGATGCGGGTCAACGGCACCAGTAATGTAAAACCAGTACCTAATATGAGTGTTGAAGACGGTTTGTCTAATTCATTTCCCCAATCCTTCAGGTTGGCCTCAACAACCCCTTCACTTTCAGccacacaacaacaacaaagacaTGCACACTTGGCCTCTCAGCAAGCCCATTTCCCTGAACCTTCATACCGCAACAGTGTACATTCCTATCCACCACCACAAATTGAAAAACCAGGTCAAGTTTCAGATTCTTGGAGAGTTAGGCAAGATGTGCCATCATCCAGTTACcattccaatagaaatcaaaACTACTATGACAATGCATATGTTGGGGGTTCCATGCAGGCTGGTCCTTCTTGGGATAGAAACAATCATGCAACAAGGGAACAATATGAAACATGGAGCCCAGATAATAGTCCAACTAGAAATCCTAGGTATGTTCCTGGTAGGAGTTACCCAGAGTCCAGAGTGAATCAGCATGGAAGAAACCATAGGCCTGATTGGTCAAGGCAGCGTGGTTCTTCTGGACATTGGGACCCTGCTAGGCAGGGAAACAGAAAGTGGCATGACGAGAGACGATGA